One window from the genome of Echinicola vietnamensis DSM 17526 encodes:
- a CDS encoding LacI family DNA-binding transcriptional regulator — MKLGQATIKDIAKALNISSSTVSRALKDYPGISKETKEKVKALAKKLNYRPNAVALSLRKSKSSTIGVIIPEVVHFFFSTVISGIEEVAYANGYNVILLQTNENIAREIAAVDTIISNQVDGLLVSFSKETANFDHFKKLMDYHYPIVFFDRIPNLKDTVNVSVDDQTGAYRAVKHLIEQGYTRIVHLAGPENLKISIDRKEGYIKALKEANIPIREEWIIPCPKGTPDESETICKALLSDPSNRPDAVFASNDIAAAGAMQAAKSLGLKLPEDFGAVGFSDWQFSSMIAPPLSSVSQPGFKMGEKAAQLLLEMIDSESEEAFRSRTEMLETGLVIRESSLRKG; from the coding sequence ATGAAACTAGGACAAGCCACGATAAAGGATATTGCCAAAGCGCTGAACATTTCTTCTTCTACCGTCTCTCGCGCCCTGAAAGATTACCCGGGTATCAGCAAAGAGACCAAAGAAAAGGTAAAGGCGCTTGCCAAAAAACTTAACTATCGGCCCAACGCAGTGGCTTTAAGCCTTAGAAAGAGTAAATCTTCCACCATTGGAGTGATCATTCCTGAGGTGGTCCACTTTTTTTTCAGCACGGTCATCAGCGGCATTGAGGAGGTGGCCTATGCCAATGGCTATAATGTCATCCTGCTCCAGACCAATGAAAACATAGCACGGGAAATCGCAGCAGTGGACACCATCATCAGCAATCAAGTCGATGGGCTCTTGGTGAGTTTTTCGAAGGAAACCGCCAACTTCGACCACTTCAAAAAGTTAATGGATTATCATTATCCCATTGTTTTTTTTGATCGGATTCCCAATCTTAAGGACACGGTAAATGTTAGCGTGGATGACCAAACTGGCGCCTACAGAGCGGTGAAGCACCTCATTGAGCAGGGCTATACGCGAATTGTCCATTTGGCTGGGCCTGAAAACTTAAAAATCAGCATTGACCGTAAGGAGGGCTATATAAAAGCCCTGAAAGAAGCGAACATCCCCATCCGCGAAGAGTGGATCATTCCTTGCCCCAAAGGTACTCCTGACGAAAGTGAAACGATCTGCAAGGCCCTATTGTCGGATCCTTCAAACCGGCCAGATGCCGTTTTTGCATCCAATGACATCGCAGCTGCCGGAGCCATGCAGGCGGCCAAATCCTTGGGGCTAAAACTCCCTGAAGACTTTGGTGCAGTAGGCTTTAGTGATTGGCAGTTTTCGTCCATGATTGCCCCGCCCCTTTCCTCCGTTTCCCAGCCAGGATTTAAAATGGGTGAAAAAGCTGCCCAGCTTCTATTGGAAATGATCGATAGTGAAAGCGAAGAGGCATTTCGAAGTCGCACCGAAATGTTGGAAACAGGCTTGGTCATTCGGGAATCTTCGCTGAGGAAAGGTTAG
- a CDS encoding SusC/RagA family TonB-linked outer membrane protein, protein MQKISTVLKITVMCFSLLCGHIVCAQAQTVSGTVTDLDSGEPLPFVNVLLKGTTKGTTTDIEGKYSISVNDPSDVLVFSFIGFDAKEVSVGNQSTIDVQLQGNTKQLDEVVVVGYGTQRKADLTGSVGSVVRDDFNVGQVTNPEQLITGKVSGVQITPNGGSPGSGGRIRIRGGASLNASNDPLIVIDGVPLDNSKTSGTANPLNFLNPNDIETFDILKDASATAIYGSRASNGVVLITTRKGKEGQPLRVNVSSMVSVSQVANTVDMLDADQFRSVVTEEASASQAALVGEESTDWQEEIYKDAVSFDNNVSISGAYKSLPYRVSVGYLDQDGILKTDNLKRTSASISLNPNFFDDKLHVNFNVKGVITKSRFANQDAIGAAAAYDPTHPVYDPNGVGGYWEWLDDDGVPQTLAPRNPVGLLMSKDDRGTVKRSIGNLQLDYELPFLEGLSANLNLGYDVSSSEGRAIIDANSASGYFEGGSIAPYEQSKRNLLADFYLNYIKEFSNSRLNFLVGYSAQDFLIKNPTFARVNAEGDTLAPAGVVSRPQYRLISYFARANYTINDKYLFTATVRADGSSRFSPDNRWGVFPSLAAAWRISEEDFLKASTVLTDLKLRLGYGVTGQQDIGTYFPYLPRYIQSDDATRYSFGDTYYTTLRPEGYDENIKWEETTTYNVGLDYEFLDGKFYGTLDYYFKRTDDLLAVIPVPAGTNLTNQLFTNVGSIENQGLEIGLNFNVVKTTDFNWDIGGNYTHSKSTIKSLSNVEEDAVGILVGGINGGTGNTIQVHTVGYQPNSFYVYEQVYDENGTPLEGVYVDQNEDGLINEQDLKRNGFPDARHYFGFNSSMRYKSWNFGFVLRGNAGNKVYNNVASSNAAYQGLRFPGYVNNLPTDVLNTNFQNYQLRSDYYIQDASFVRMENISLGYNFGNLFDSSVNLRASATVQNVFVITDYSGVSPEIAPGVDDATGGGIDNNFYPLPRIFSFGVNFGF, encoded by the coding sequence ATGCAAAAGATTTCTACCGTCTTAAAAATCACGGTAATGTGCTTTTCACTACTTTGTGGGCACATCGTTTGTGCACAGGCGCAGACCGTGTCCGGAACGGTGACGGACCTGGATTCCGGTGAGCCTTTGCCCTTTGTGAATGTGCTGTTGAAAGGAACGACCAAAGGCACCACGACAGACATTGAAGGGAAATATTCCATTTCAGTTAATGACCCATCCGATGTGTTGGTCTTTTCTTTTATCGGCTTTGATGCCAAGGAAGTATCGGTAGGTAATCAATCAACAATTGATGTACAGCTGCAGGGCAATACCAAGCAGCTGGATGAGGTAGTGGTCGTAGGTTATGGTACCCAACGCAAAGCTGATTTGACGGGATCAGTGGGCTCTGTGGTACGTGATGACTTTAACGTCGGTCAAGTAACCAATCCCGAACAGTTGATTACCGGAAAGGTATCGGGTGTTCAGATCACTCCCAATGGAGGCTCTCCCGGATCAGGAGGTAGGATTCGGATCCGCGGAGGGGCTTCTCTAAATGCCTCGAACGATCCATTGATTGTGATTGACGGTGTACCTTTGGATAACTCCAAAACCTCTGGTACCGCTAATCCACTTAACTTTCTCAATCCGAATGATATCGAGACATTCGATATTCTTAAGGACGCATCTGCGACGGCCATTTACGGTTCAAGGGCGTCCAATGGGGTGGTGCTGATTACCACTCGAAAAGGAAAAGAAGGCCAGCCTTTGCGGGTAAATGTAAGCTCTATGGTGTCTGTTTCTCAAGTGGCCAATACCGTGGACATGCTGGATGCAGACCAGTTTAGAAGTGTGGTGACTGAGGAAGCCTCAGCGTCCCAAGCCGCATTGGTAGGGGAAGAGTCGACAGATTGGCAAGAGGAGATTTATAAGGATGCGGTGAGTTTCGATAATAATGTTTCCATCTCTGGTGCTTACAAGTCCTTACCTTATCGGGTATCGGTAGGATATTTGGATCAGGACGGCATCCTCAAAACGGACAACCTAAAAAGAACGTCTGCCAGTATCAGCTTAAATCCCAATTTCTTCGATGACAAGCTCCATGTGAATTTTAACGTGAAGGGCGTGATCACCAAAAGCCGCTTCGCTAATCAGGATGCCATCGGGGCCGCGGCAGCTTACGATCCTACCCATCCGGTATATGATCCCAATGGCGTCGGGGGGTACTGGGAATGGCTGGACGATGATGGGGTGCCTCAAACCCTCGCCCCAAGAAACCCTGTGGGCTTGCTCATGTCGAAGGATGACAGGGGAACGGTGAAAAGGAGTATCGGAAACCTTCAGCTGGATTATGAATTACCTTTCCTGGAAGGCTTAAGTGCCAATCTGAACCTGGGCTATGACGTGAGCTCCAGTGAAGGACGTGCGATCATCGATGCCAATTCGGCATCAGGGTATTTTGAAGGAGGAAGTATAGCGCCGTATGAGCAAAGCAAACGCAATTTGTTGGCGGATTTTTACTTGAACTATATCAAGGAATTTAGCAATAGCCGATTAAACTTTCTGGTAGGATATTCTGCCCAAGACTTCTTAATCAAAAACCCAACCTTTGCCAGGGTAAATGCAGAGGGAGATACCCTGGCTCCTGCAGGAGTAGTCAGCCGCCCGCAGTACCGCTTGATCTCCTATTTTGCACGGGCCAATTATACCATTAACGATAAATACCTCTTTACCGCCACGGTAAGGGCAGATGGTTCTTCTCGGTTCAGTCCGGATAATCGCTGGGGGGTATTCCCTTCCCTTGCGGCAGCTTGGCGAATCAGCGAAGAGGATTTTCTTAAAGCCAGCACGGTCTTGACCGATCTGAAGCTGAGACTGGGATATGGGGTGACGGGCCAGCAAGACATCGGCACATACTTCCCGTACCTTCCACGATATATTCAGAGTGATGACGCCACTCGGTACAGTTTCGGAGATACATATTACACCACCTTGCGACCAGAGGGCTATGATGAAAATATCAAATGGGAAGAAACGACGACCTATAATGTCGGACTGGACTATGAGTTTTTGGACGGTAAATTTTATGGTACGTTAGATTATTACTTTAAGCGGACAGACGACCTGCTAGCGGTCATCCCAGTTCCGGCTGGTACCAACCTGACAAATCAGTTGTTTACCAATGTAGGAAGTATAGAAAACCAAGGATTGGAAATTGGCCTGAATTTTAATGTGGTCAAAACGACTGATTTCAATTGGGACATAGGAGGAAACTACACCCATAGTAAAAGCACCATTAAAAGTCTTAGCAATGTAGAGGAGGATGCCGTGGGGATATTGGTAGGCGGTATCAATGGCGGAACAGGCAATACCATCCAAGTACATACGGTGGGATATCAGCCAAACTCCTTTTATGTCTATGAGCAGGTATATGATGAGAATGGTACACCCTTGGAAGGTGTCTATGTAGACCAAAATGAAGATGGCTTGATCAATGAGCAAGACCTGAAAAGAAACGGCTTCCCTGATGCCCGGCATTACTTTGGCTTTAACAGTTCCATGCGCTATAAAAGCTGGAATTTTGGTTTTGTCCTGAGAGGCAATGCCGGTAATAAGGTTTACAATAACGTGGCTTCTTCCAATGCAGCTTACCAAGGGCTACGCTTCCCTGGTTATGTTAACAACCTGCCAACAGACGTACTCAACACCAACTTTCAAAATTATCAGTTGCGATCAGATTACTACATCCAAGACGCTTCTTTCGTAAGGATGGAGAATATCTCACTGGGGTATAATTTCGGCAACCTGTTTGATTCGAGCGTCAACTTACGCGCCAGTGCGACCGTCCAAAACGTTTTTGTGATCACCGATTACAGTGGGGTCAGCCCAGAAATTGCCCCAGGTGTAGACGATGCTACTGGAGGCGGGATTGACAATAACTTCTATCCCTTGCCGCGTATCTTCTCTTTTGGTGTAAACTTCGGATTTTAA
- a CDS encoding RagB/SusD family nutrient uptake outer membrane protein has product MKFNWIYTTSMILGLLGVVSCTDLDLEPYNEVTSIQVYEDFSNYKSVLAKLYAGLAVSGQQGPSGKPDISGLDEGASTYIRAYWKLQELPTDEAIIAWNDQGLPQLNTSEWTSENNFIAAMYYRIFYQISLANEFIRETSDEKMASRGISEADQEVGRVYRAEARFLRALSYYHALDMYGNVPFVTEADAVGAFFPEQTNRADLFAYIESELMEILPTLVDARQNEYARADKAAAWMLLAKLYLNAEVYIGEDRYSDALTYLNEILNSGYSLEEDYNYLFLADNHLCRDELIFSVAFDGVNTTTYGGTTFLVNAAVGGTMDRAEFGIPGGWQGLRTRPEIVALYPVTDGSTDARALFHTEEQNLDIEEIAIFQDGYAVKKYKNVTRTGQRGSSPGTDIVDTDFPMFRLGDVYLMYAEAVLREGSGGSQAQALAYINMLRERAYGDAAGNITSGELTLDFILDERARELKWEAHRRTDLIRFDRFTGDSYTWQWKGGDFEGTSVEAYRTLYPLPVADLTANPKLTQNDGY; this is encoded by the coding sequence ATGAAATTTAACTGGATATATACAACAAGCATGATACTGGGGCTTTTGGGCGTGGTATCCTGTACAGACCTGGATTTGGAGCCGTACAATGAGGTGACTTCAATCCAAGTGTATGAAGACTTTAGCAATTATAAATCCGTTTTGGCAAAGCTGTATGCTGGCCTAGCTGTGAGTGGTCAACAGGGGCCTTCGGGTAAGCCGGATATCAGTGGCCTCGATGAAGGAGCCTCTACCTACATCCGGGCTTATTGGAAATTGCAGGAGCTGCCAACGGATGAGGCGATCATAGCCTGGAATGACCAAGGGCTTCCTCAGCTCAACACGAGCGAGTGGACTTCTGAAAACAACTTTATTGCCGCCATGTATTATCGGATTTTCTATCAGATATCACTGGCCAATGAGTTTATCCGAGAGACCAGCGATGAAAAAATGGCTTCCAGGGGGATTTCCGAAGCTGATCAGGAAGTGGGCAGGGTTTACCGTGCTGAGGCCAGGTTTTTACGTGCCCTGAGCTATTACCATGCGTTGGATATGTATGGCAATGTCCCATTTGTGACAGAGGCCGATGCGGTAGGGGCTTTTTTTCCAGAGCAAACCAATCGAGCGGACTTGTTTGCATACATCGAAAGCGAGCTAATGGAAATTTTGCCCACTTTGGTGGATGCACGACAAAATGAATATGCACGAGCTGATAAAGCAGCAGCTTGGATGCTGCTGGCCAAATTGTACCTGAATGCTGAGGTGTATATTGGTGAAGACCGCTATTCCGATGCGCTTACTTACCTTAACGAGATCCTTAACAGTGGCTATTCTTTAGAGGAGGATTATAATTACTTGTTTTTGGCGGATAATCACCTGTGCCGGGATGAGCTGATCTTTTCGGTGGCTTTTGATGGGGTGAATACCACAACATATGGTGGGACGACCTTTCTTGTAAACGCAGCAGTAGGCGGTACGATGGACAGGGCGGAGTTTGGCATTCCGGGAGGCTGGCAAGGGCTAAGGACCCGTCCTGAGATAGTGGCGCTGTACCCTGTTACCGATGGGTCTACCGATGCGCGGGCGCTTTTTCATACCGAAGAGCAAAACTTGGATATTGAGGAAATCGCCATTTTCCAAGATGGTTATGCGGTAAAAAAATATAAGAATGTCACCAGGACCGGCCAGCGTGGTTCAAGTCCCGGGACGGATATCGTGGATACCGATTTCCCCATGTTCCGTCTTGGGGATGTTTACCTGATGTATGCTGAAGCGGTACTTCGTGAGGGCAGTGGCGGTAGCCAAGCCCAAGCACTGGCCTATATCAACATGCTGAGGGAAAGGGCCTATGGTGACGCCGCTGGTAATATCACCTCAGGAGAATTGACTTTGGATTTTATTTTGGATGAGCGTGCCAGGGAGCTGAAGTGGGAAGCGCATCGCAGGACCGACCTTATTCGGTTTGACCGCTTTACCGGCGACAGCTATACTTGGCAATGGAAAGGTGGTGATTTTGAAGGAACCTCGGTGGAGGCATATCGGACGCTTTACCCGTTGCCAGTGGCTGATCTGACCGCCAATCCCAAGCTGACACAAAATGATGGTTATTAA
- a CDS encoding SusE domain-containing protein: protein MMKKLATYILGGLSILLVGACSEDLDPVIKSDPTPPVLMSPASGTSLVLTAEEGAEELVFAYEKTDYGFPAAATYTAQLDFPENDFAEPMDLASSAAAEMMLTYEAFNQKLLAKGLLPGEEASIALRIKSTINKSVMDKFSEVIQMQVTPYEVALEYPRLYLPGDYQGWDPANENTVIYSVKSDNVYEGFIHVLGGSGEFKINEMPNWDVNYGDDGADGTLEENGENIKAEGVGTFKLTVDLAAKTYTLGNPLYWGIIGDATPGGWDASTPMEFDAAENLLTITVDLGVGVMKFRANDAWDNNFGDDDLDGILEPGGGDIPVEEAGNYTITLDFKVPGEVSYTLMKN, encoded by the coding sequence ATGATGAAAAAATTAGCGACATATATTTTAGGAGGGCTTTCCATTTTGCTGGTGGGAGCATGTTCGGAGGACTTGGATCCTGTCATCAAAAGTGATCCTACCCCTCCAGTATTGATGAGCCCAGCTTCTGGAACCTCACTTGTGTTGACCGCAGAGGAAGGTGCTGAAGAATTGGTGTTTGCGTATGAAAAAACCGATTACGGATTTCCAGCGGCAGCCACGTACACGGCGCAGCTTGATTTCCCGGAAAACGATTTTGCCGAGCCGATGGATCTTGCTAGTTCCGCTGCGGCTGAAATGATGCTCACCTATGAGGCCTTTAACCAAAAGCTTTTGGCAAAAGGCTTGCTTCCGGGGGAGGAGGCTTCCATTGCGCTCCGGATCAAGTCCACCATAAACAAGTCCGTGATGGACAAGTTCTCTGAGGTGATCCAAATGCAAGTCACGCCTTATGAGGTGGCCTTGGAGTATCCACGGCTTTACCTGCCCGGAGATTACCAAGGATGGGATCCTGCGAACGAAAATACGGTGATTTATTCTGTGAAATCTGACAATGTCTACGAAGGGTTTATCCATGTATTGGGCGGTTCTGGTGAATTTAAAATCAATGAAATGCCCAATTGGGACGTTAATTACGGTGATGATGGTGCAGACGGGACGTTGGAGGAGAATGGCGAAAACATCAAGGCCGAAGGTGTCGGTACCTTTAAGTTGACGGTTGACCTAGCGGCCAAAACCTATACCTTGGGCAATCCCCTGTATTGGGGGATTATCGGAGATGCGACGCCAGGCGGCTGGGATGCCTCTACGCCAATGGAATTCGATGCGGCTGAAAATTTGCTGACCATTACGGTGGATTTAGGGGTAGGCGTGATGAAGTTCCGTGCCAACGATGCCTGGGACAATAATTTCGGAGATGATGATCTGGATGGCATCTTAGAGCCGGGTGGAGGTGATATTCCTGTAGAGGAAGCAGGAAACTATACCATCACGTTGGATTTTAAAGTGCCGGGAGAGGTTTCTTATACGTTGATGAAAAATTGA
- the fbaA gene encoding class II fructose-bisphosphate aldolase yields MKFKPGIKFGEELKDLLEYAKESEFALPAVNVINTSTANAVLETAKKVNSPVIVQFSNGGAQFFAGKGLANDKQQASIAGAVSGAMHVHKMAEAYGVPVILHTDHAAKKLIPWVDGMLEAGKEYYAAFKKPLFSSHMLDLSEEPIEENIETSVKYLAEFKKLEMALEIELGVTGGEEDGVDNTDIDSSKLYTQPEEVAYAYEKLREQSELFTIAAAFGNVHGVYKPGNVSLQPKILKNSQDYICEKFGLSGKPVSFVFHGGSGSSVEEIREATGYGSIKMNIDTDMQWAFWEGVLKYYKENEGYLQTQLGNPEGPDVPNKKKYDPRVWLRKGEENFVKRLEVAFDMLNAVDRN; encoded by the coding sequence ATGAAATTCAAACCAGGAATAAAGTTCGGTGAAGAATTGAAAGACTTGTTGGAGTATGCCAAGGAAAGTGAATTTGCTTTGCCGGCTGTCAACGTGATCAACACCAGTACTGCCAATGCAGTGTTGGAGACGGCCAAGAAAGTTAATTCTCCAGTGATTGTGCAGTTTTCCAATGGAGGAGCTCAGTTTTTTGCTGGAAAAGGGCTGGCGAATGATAAACAACAAGCCTCCATCGCAGGAGCAGTGTCCGGAGCGATGCATGTACACAAGATGGCTGAAGCGTACGGTGTGCCTGTAATCCTTCACACTGACCATGCTGCCAAAAAGCTGATTCCTTGGGTGGACGGTATGCTAGAGGCTGGAAAAGAGTATTATGCAGCTTTCAAGAAGCCGCTTTTCAGCTCACACATGTTGGACCTTTCCGAAGAGCCTATCGAGGAGAACATCGAGACGTCTGTGAAATACCTTGCTGAATTCAAAAAGCTTGAAATGGCCCTTGAAATAGAACTAGGTGTGACCGGAGGAGAAGAAGACGGTGTGGACAATACCGATATCGATAGCTCCAAGCTGTATACGCAGCCAGAAGAGGTGGCCTATGCATATGAGAAGCTAAGAGAGCAAAGTGAGTTGTTTACCATTGCTGCAGCCTTTGGTAATGTTCACGGTGTGTATAAGCCAGGAAACGTAAGTTTGCAGCCAAAAATCTTGAAAAATTCCCAGGACTATATCTGTGAGAAATTCGGACTTTCCGGTAAGCCTGTGAGCTTTGTGTTCCACGGTGGATCAGGTTCTTCTGTGGAAGAGATCCGTGAAGCTACCGGATATGGTTCTATTAAAATGAACATCGATACCGATATGCAGTGGGCATTCTGGGAAGGTGTTTTGAAATATTATAAAGAGAATGAAGGTTACCTTCAAACTCAACTAGGAAACCCTGAGGGGCCAGATGTGCCTAATAAGAAGAAGTATGATCCAAGAGTATGGCTTAGAAAAGGCGAAGAGAATTTCGTGAAACGTCTCGAGGTAGCCTTTGACATGCTCAATGCAGTGGACAGAAACTAA
- a CDS encoding alpha-amylase family glycosyl hydrolase, which yields MQDANEELEVKNYWPEAGITYEIFIQSFYDTDGDGIGDINGVTKKLDHVQELGANAIWFMPLMPSPSYHKYDVTDYKAIHPDYGTMDDFKQMLDEAHKRDIKVVIDMIINHTSDEHPWFQEAKKGRDNPYRDYYVWAQYDTIQDYLDKKVVTLDSDNIRQWHDPGQGDDYYYGFFTGDMPDLNFDNPKVREEIYEIGRYWLAEVGVDGFRLDAAKHIYPDDRAADSHEFWEEFRAEMEKVKPDVYLVGEVYDMKEVVAPYLTGLRALFNFDFHYTLLEAYKKEDGMLLAKKQHDILAFYNGITDDFIDATISSNHDQPRLLNELGKSKDKLKQAIAILMTMPGAPYIYYGEEIGMLGKKPDPNIREPFLWDVAEQDEGRTKWITPAFSTDNTVTPLAIQKEDADSYFNHYKRVIQLRNTHPALAIGSLELPAEKYPKAVMAYQRKTGEQELYVFHNLGKKSVEIPLPQGFDREVYHLKGAKVNGDKIKLPAFSSIVLGK from the coding sequence ATGCAAGATGCGAACGAGGAATTGGAAGTAAAAAACTATTGGCCGGAGGCAGGTATCACCTACGAAATATTTATCCAGTCCTTCTATGATACAGACGGAGATGGGATTGGTGATATCAATGGTGTGACCAAAAAGCTGGATCATGTTCAAGAGTTAGGGGCCAATGCCATTTGGTTTATGCCCCTGATGCCGTCTCCTTCCTATCATAAGTATGATGTGACGGATTATAAGGCAATCCATCCAGACTATGGAACGATGGACGATTTTAAGCAGATGCTGGATGAGGCACATAAGCGTGACATCAAGGTCGTGATCGATATGATCATTAACCACACCAGTGACGAGCACCCGTGGTTTCAGGAGGCGAAGAAGGGCCGGGATAATCCTTACAGGGATTATTATGTCTGGGCCCAGTACGATACCATCCAAGATTACTTGGATAAGAAGGTGGTGACCTTGGACAGCGATAATATCCGACAATGGCACGATCCAGGCCAAGGGGATGATTACTATTATGGATTTTTTACGGGTGACATGCCTGATTTGAATTTTGATAATCCCAAGGTGAGGGAAGAGATATATGAGATAGGACGCTATTGGTTAGCAGAAGTGGGAGTGGATGGTTTTCGGTTGGATGCGGCCAAGCACATTTATCCTGATGATCGGGCAGCGGACAGCCATGAATTTTGGGAAGAGTTCAGGGCAGAAATGGAGAAAGTAAAACCCGATGTGTATTTGGTAGGAGAGGTGTACGATATGAAAGAGGTGGTGGCGCCATACCTAACAGGACTAAGGGCCTTATTTAACTTTGATTTTCATTATACTCTTCTGGAAGCGTACAAAAAGGAAGATGGGATGCTTTTGGCCAAGAAGCAACATGATATTTTAGCATTCTATAATGGGATTACGGACGATTTTATAGACGCGACCATTTCATCCAACCATGACCAGCCTCGTTTGCTCAATGAGCTGGGGAAAAGTAAGGATAAGCTCAAGCAAGCCATCGCTATCCTGATGACTATGCCAGGTGCCCCATATATTTATTATGGAGAGGAAATAGGGATGTTGGGCAAAAAACCGGATCCCAATATCCGGGAACCGTTCCTATGGGATGTGGCGGAGCAGGATGAAGGCAGGACCAAATGGATTACACCAGCATTCTCAACGGATAATACGGTGACGCCTTTGGCTATCCAGAAGGAAGATGCGGATAGTTATTTCAACCATTATAAACGAGTGATCCAATTGCGGAACACGCATCCAGCCTTGGCTATTGGAAGTTTGGAGCTTCCCGCGGAAAAGTATCCAAAAGCTGTAATGGCTTATCAACGGAAGACAGGGGAACAGGAGTTATATGTATTCCATAATTTGGGGAAGAAGTCAGTGGAGATCCCGTTGCCTCAAGGCTTTGATCGCGAGGTTTATCATCTCAAAGGGGCCAAGGTCAACGGTGATAAAATTAAATTACCGGCATTCAGCAGTATCGTGTTGGGGAAATGA